TCTGCCCCAGATCCCACTTAGGGCGTGGGACTGACAAAGGCACCTCTGCCGCACCGAGAGTGGCCTCCTACCCCGCTGTGGGAGCAGGAAGCGCAGCCTCTGGGGTGCTGCCCCCCGCCCGCGGCTGCCTCCCCCAGCAGGAAGTGGCGGTGCCCCCACAGCTGAGCGGTCTGAGCCccggccgccccccacccctgcccaggggcCCCACGCCTTCGCCTGGGGCAGGCAggacctgagtgggttgccatggcttctGGGGACCCCATGCTGTTTGAGCTGGACCTTGGGACTTGAGCCCCCAAACCTTTTTCACCCGAAGGGAGAGGCCCCATGAACAGGGCATTTCCTCCAAGTGTCGGGTGCACCCTGATAATCTTGCAGAGCTGCTGTCCTTCTCCCTGACAGTCATTATAAAGGGGGAAACGTAAAGAGGGCAGCTagattttttaactttctctctTCAAATATTGGACCACACGAGGCTGGACTGAAGCTGACACCCCCACAAGTGTGGAGCAGGACACAGCCCCGAGACAGCCATCCGGGTAGAGGGCATGTGGTGAGGGGCAGGCCTGCCCCACCTGCCATCCCAGGCAGCGCCCTGGGCTGCGATGACCGTCCGCTGCTGCAGGCCTCACTGCAAAGAGTAGCAAGGGGCCGTCCCGGACGCCGCCTGGGTGGGGAGATGGCCCAGAGGCGCGCATGGCAGGATCACCGGGTGCTCCCAGCGGGCTCGAGCGTTCTGGGccgggggcaggcaggcaggcaggcagggaggaccCCAGCAGTTGTCCCAGTGGGTTCTGGAGTCTGGGGGGCCTGCCTGTGTGGGCCTGGGGTCACAGACCAAGGAGCGAACAAGCAGAATCCTTCAAATATGAGGAGAGAGGTTTCACACACAGTGGAAGCATTCGTGAAACTTGAATTGCTGGCAAATGGGCACTTAAAATTCAGAAGGGATTTAATGGGATAATTGGGTGGAATATTTCCGCTGCTGCTCTCTGCGGTCTGTGCACCAGCTCCCCTAATGGACTGTGGCCTGGACGTTCCCAGGGGGCTGTGGCTCAGGAAATGAGTGCCCCGCTTCCAACCCTGGCACCCATGAGCCTGATACTGCCGCCTCTGGGTGCTTCTCCCCTTCCTGTGTGTGAGGGGGAGCAGGGGAGCAGACTCCACCCCGCCTGGCCATGGTGCTCCCCCCCAGTGGACTGAACCCCCTTCTCAACCTAGCCTGAAGGTCAGGGAGCCCCCAGGGGGCCTGGTGCTCATGGAGGGAGGAAGGCCTCTCCCCCTACCCCTCCAGGCCCTTCCAGCCAGAGGAACcaaagtgggggtgggaggggtccgGAGGGTTTCTGCCACTCGCACAGGCGTGCTCCACGGTCTCACACGTCTGACACCCACGCCTCTGGGTGCTGCCCAGCTCAGGGGGCCACACCAGGAATGTCAGACTGCTGACCAAGTCCATCCCCACCCTGGTGAGCTGGTCCTGGCAGTCCTGGGCTGTCATGGAGCGTGTGCAGGGGAGCGAGAGGTGTGGAGGGTGAAGCCGTGTAGGGGCTTCTGATGATGACCGGGTGGAGGTCACCCAGCAACACCCCGAGGCCACCAGAACCACAGGGCGGCCCTGACCACGGGGAACTCAAGGGGACTCCTGAGCCAGATGGGGCATCAGGCAGTCTAGGTGGGCCTGAGGGCAGCTGGGAAGGCTcttggaggggaggagggagggaggctgggaacCGGGCCTCAGCAAGAGGACAAAGcacaggagggagagaggggctgGACTTTTCTGGAGGGCTGAGCCGCGGCCCCTGCTGCCCTGGACCCCAGTAGCCAGGAAGGGCCCGGGTGGGAGAGGCCCGCCCTGCTGATGAGCAGGAGTGCGTCGGACACGGGTGCCTCCTGCAGCCAGGTTTGCGGAGGACGTGGAGGGGGGCAGTGAGCCGCCCTGGGACCCCACGGGCCCCTCAGTCTACCAGCTTTCAGACTCCAGGGCTCCCTGGGGTCCCTGTCTTGCAGTTGCCTCTGAGCCCCCCTGGTGAGAATGGCACTGGGCTGGGACGAGGCTGGCCACCCCTGGGTCCCCGTCCTGAGATCGGGTGGAGCCGGCGtggctggggctggaggtggaCCGTGCACTCCCTCTGTCCTCTCTGCCCAGCAGGCAGCAGGTCCCTGCAGAGGCAGGCTCAGGCACGGGGACCTGGGTCCAGCCCTGGGCTGGCTCCCCAGGCCATCTCAGGCCCATGGGCCTCTGAAGGCCTTGGTTTCCCACAGGTGCCTCAGGGCTTCTCGGGGTGTCTTCCTTGGGCAGGTGAACTTGGGGCTCCTGAGGTGGTGGGGGGCCTGGGGTCCCCCTGCTGGCCTACCCACCTCACACCCTGCTCCCCCTCTGCAGCCCCGGGATCATGAATAACAGCAACTGCAGCTCCTGGGAGCCCCCAGCGGTCAAGCAAGTCTTTCTCACCTACATTGGCGGGCTCCTGGTGCTTGGCCTGCTGCTCAACGGCCTGGCGCTCTGGGTGCTGTGCTGGCGCTTGCCGCGGTGGACGGAGACCCGCATCTACATGGCCAACCTGGCTGTGGCCGACCTCTGCCTGCTCTGCGCCCTGCCCTTCTTCCTGCACTTCCGGAAGACCTCCGAGGACACGCCGCTCTGCCAGCTCTCCCAGGCTGCCTTCCTGCTCAACAGGTACATGAGCATCAGCCTGGTCATGGCCATCGCCGTGGACCGCTACGTGGCCGTGCGGCACCCCCTGCGCGCCCGCAGGCTCCGCTCCCCGGGCCAGGCCGCGGCCCTGTGCGCCGCGCTCTGGGCGGTGGTCCTCGGCTCCCTGGCGCTCCGCTGGTTCCTGGACGTGCAGAACGGTGGCTTCTGCTTTGCCGTCCGCTCCGGGCGGAACACCTACAGTGAGGTCTTCTCACTGCTGGGCTTCTACCTGCCGCTGGCCGTGCTGGTCTTCTGCTCTCTGCAGGTGGTGACCGCCCTGACCCAGAGGCCCGAGGCTAACCCGGGCCAGGCGGAAGCCACACGGAAAGCCTCTCGCATGGTCCTGGCGAACCTGGTTATCTTCGTGGTCTGCTTCATGCCCTTCCACGTGGTGCTGACCATGCGCGTGGCCCTGGGCCTGGAGACCTGTGCCATTAAGATGGCCATCAATATCACTAGCAGACTCTCAGATGCCAACTGCTGCCTGGACGCCATCTGCTACTACTTTGTGGCCAAGGAGTTCCAGGAGGCATCTGTGTCAACCACATCCCCCAGAGTCAAGGCCCACAAGAGCAAGGACACTCTGACTGTGACCCTGACCTAGGAGATGAGCCATGGGCCCCCCTGCTGGAGGGACCAGTGACCAGAGACAAGGAGCCCCACGATCTGCCCTGAACTCACTGTGGGCCGTGGGCTGGGGGCACTCTCAGGAGGCTCACTCAGCAGGACAACCTGGGCATGGAGCCTGGGGAGgcaacacccccacccctgggacaGAAGCAGAACAAGGATGAGGACAGGAGGGCTGGGGCTTGAGAGGGGCCAAGCCCAGGGACCCTGCTGCGTCCAGAGCCTGGCACACTTGGGGCACTGGGAGGTGGGTGTCTGCCGGGTGCCTGAGGCTCTGATGGCCAGCCTTCTGCAACTGCCCCACAGGGGCCAGAATAAAGCTCTCCACTGGGGCTCTGTGCCACCCATGGCCGCGTAGTGGGAGGTGGAGCGCCTGGGGTGTCTTCCAGGTGGCTTTCTAGGGCTTTCCACTTGGGGGCTCTCCATGGGCCCTGCCAGCTGTTTCCCACCCTGGCCCACTCCCCATTATCTTGGGGGCTGCCGCCAGGGAGGGCTGGTCCTCAGCTGCCTTGTcggccccaggcctggcccatGCCCAAGTGTGGGCAGCTGGTCCTAAGCTCCAAGTCCAGgtggagggagaggtggggggaCAGTTAACTTCTATATCGGCAGGTGACATGGGCGTCCACAAGGGCCAGAAGTGAAGTCCCAGGAGCCATCTAGGGCCTCAGCCTGGGTGTTAGGAGCTGCTATAGACAGAGACAGTCTCTGGGACTGAAAAAAGTGAGagatgggagagaaggagagacagaTGGGGAGAATGGGGGTGAGAGAGTGGGGGGTGGGTAGTGTGGAGGAAAGAAAGGGGGGACAGTGACAGGGACAGGACGAGAGTGAGGAAGATGGTTAGCGGAGCGAGACAGAAGGAGCCTCCGAGGAGACGAGGAGATGAGCAGGGAGCATGAGGGCAGAGccgggaggaggggcagagagacTGACAGACAGAGAGACGATGGCTCAGCCTGCTGTCCCCCAGGCCCAGGTCCCTTCTGCTCTCCTGCCACCCGGGAACCCCAAGGGCCAGCCTGGGACCCCTTCTGGCCCCTCAGAGGGTCCCCGAGAGTGGGTGGAGGTCAGGGGTTCTTGAGGAAGGACCAGAACCAGCTCTTCCGGCCAGAGGAGTTTGGGACTCCACACCCAGGGATACAGGAGGAGGGACCTTCCAGGAGTCTGGGGTAGATGGGGTAACAGGGTGGAGGGGTGGACCAGCAAAGGTCCTGAGCTGAGCTGATGAAGCCTTGGGTGGAGGGGCTCAGAAAAGGCCCCCACAGACCCCCTGCCTGGCAGGGTGCCACTGCTCCAGGGCTGGGGCCCCTCATCCCACTGGGCAGAGGAGGTGGCAGGTCCACAGTCTGGAGAGGCCCTTGGTGGAACCcttggtggaggtgggggagggggagataaAGATGGAGGTGGGGGCGGGTTAGAGAAAGATGAAGGTGGGGGAGAGGAAGATTGAGGTGGGGGAGGGTTAGAGAAAGatgaaggtgggggagggggagaggaagNNNNNNNNNNNNNNNNNNNNNNNNNNNNNNNNNNNNNNNNNNNNNNNNNNNNNNNNNNNNNNNNNNNNNNNNNNNNNNNNNNNNNNNNNNNNNNNNNNNNCCTCTGAGACcccctcaccctcaccttctgagACCCCGTCACAGCCCTCACTCTCTGAGACCCTGTCACGGCCCTTACCTCTCTGAGACCCGTCACAGCCCTCACCCTCTGAGACCCCGTCACAGCCCTCACCTCTGAGGCCCTCTCACCCTCACCCTCTGAGACCCGTCATACACCCTCCACCTCTAGGCCCTCTCACCTCACCCTCTGAGAACCCCTCACCCTCTGAGACCCTCTGCACCCTCTGAGACCCTCACAAGCCTCACCTCTTGAGGCCCCCCAGCCCTCACCCTCTAGGCCCCCTCACCCTCTACCCTCTGGAAGACCCTTCACAGCCTCACCTCTGAAGACTCTTCACAACCTACAGCTCTGAAAGCCCCCTCCCTACCTCTAGACCCCATACAGCCTCAACCTCTGACCTCACCCTCGACCTCGGTGAGACCCCGTCACGCCTCACCCTGGGcaccctcacccctcccctcttGAGACACGTCAACAGCCCTCATCCGTTCTGAGGCCCTACTCACCCTCACCTCTGAgacccccctcccctcacccttctGAGACCACCTCACCCTCATCCTCTGAGGCCCCTACCCTCACACCCTGAGACCCCCGTACACCTCAACCTCTGAGGCCCTCTCACCCTCACCCTCTGAGACCCCTCACCCTCTGAGACCCCTCACCCTCTGAGACCCCGTCACAGCCCTCACCTCTGAGGCCCTCTCACCCTCACCCTCTGAGACCCCCGGGCCCTGCGGGCACTGACCTGACTCACTGGTTCCCCCCTGAGCTGCTGACGCCTTGACAGGTGCAGCCGAAGGGCTGGTAGGGAAGCAGGGCTGGGTGAGCCGGGCCCCCACACTGTCCTGACCGCACCCCTCCTTAACG
This portion of the Cervus canadensis isolate Bull #8, Minnesota chromosome 2, ASM1932006v1, whole genome shotgun sequence genome encodes:
- the GPR35 gene encoding G-protein coupled receptor 35, producing the protein MNNSNCSSWEPPAVKQVFLTYIGGLLVLGLLLNGLALWVLCWRLPRWTETRIYMANLAVADLCLLCALPFFLHFRKTSEDTPLCQLSQAAFLLNRYMSISLVMAIAVDRYVAVRHPLRARRLRSPGQAAALCAALWAVVLGSLALRWFLDVQNGGFCFAVRSGRNTYSEVFSLLGFYLPLAVLVFCSLQVVTALTQRPEANPGQAEATRKASRMVLANLVIFVVCFMPFHVVLTMRVALGLETCAIKMAINITSRLSDANCCLDAICYYFVAKEFQEASVSTTSPRVKAHKSKDTLTVTLT